The Taeniopygia guttata chromosome 27, bTaeGut7.mat, whole genome shotgun sequence region CCCCCTTGTGCCGccccggggctcggggggctcggggggctcccGGTGTCCGCACCGGGCCGGGGGGAGCCGTGTCCTGTCCCCCTCCGCCGGGTGACAACATGGTAAAGCAGAGCTGTGATCTCTCCCCGTCTGCTgtgtgtgtccccagtgtccccaccttggggacagggtCTTTCTGCCCCGCCAGCTCCCACCCCGACCCCGCTTTGCTGTATCAAATCAGCGCCACCCTCACACGGgactgtccccaaagcccagGTGACACACGAGGGGGTGTCCCCTGAGGGACACGGCATTGCCACTGCTCGGGGAGGGACACGATCAGGCCACACAGCGCCACTGGGACCCTCGGgcaccccccgggacccccgggacctTCCaagaccccccgggaccccgggAACCCGGGACCTCCCAAGACCCCCCGGgatcccccgggacccccaggacccccgggACCTTCTaagaccccccgggacccccggtACCTCTGAGATCCCCGagaccccccgggaccctccgggacccccgggacccccgggacctTCTaagaccccccgggaccccccggtACCCCCCGGTACcctccgggacccccgggcccccccccccgctccgccgcccgccgccagggggcgcAGGCGCCGACGAAACTGCAACTCCCATGGCGCATCGCGCGGGGCTCAGGACTACAACCCCCATGAGGCATCACGCGACACGCAGCCAATGGGAGCCTGGAAAGAGGGGCGAAGCCAATCAGGAAGAAGGGCGGGGTTTCGCGGGCAGTTTAAAGGCGGCGCAGGGGCAGGAGCCCGCCCAGAGCGGCGGGACCGGGGCCGGGGtcggaccgggaccgggaccgagACCGAGACCgagaccgggaccgggaccgggaccgggaccggggcGATGTGCAGTACCTTGTAGGAAATTCAGTGCCTGTGCGAGTGTTCTGGGACCGCAGAGGAGGTGCAGGCCCAGTGGGGAGGTGTGAGGGGCTGAGCGGGCCTGAGGGGACGCTGTTAGCACCGAGCACAAAACACAGAACCAGCACACGGTACAGCCGGGATTgtaataatttgattttaacaGGGCATTCCTGCTAATATACTCAAAGGAAAAGTTTCAAGGGGTTTAACACTGCCCTGATACACATTATTATTGCAGGTACCAAACAACAAAATTAAGGTCAACAGAGTTGCCATAGGCCAGAAAGGATTATCAATATAAAATCACGAAAAAGGTTTGATCATCCCTACCTATTGACATACAGGGTCAGTCACCTGGTGCTGGCAGTTGggtgtttggagaaggaaggtGACCTGAAGTTCCATCTAGGTCAGAAACTCTTCAGGAAAGTTCTGTGTCAtccatcctggagctgctctggcgGCTGCATTCCCACCCCAGCGTGGCCCTGGTGGGGCTGAGGCCATCAGCAGTGCCCCGAGGCTCCCCTACACcccatcccacagctgctgctgatttcctctccagctcagccccagcactcGCAGAGAGCAGTCCCAGATCTGCTTCCTTTAAGGAATTTTATGGAGCTGCAGCACTTAcctgcctggcactgcaggtCCTTGCCGGGGGCTTTGCTGATTTTCCCCACAGAGCtcaccctgcagctcccagggcactGCCCCACAAGCTTTCTGCACTAAATGTGGTCCTCAACACCAGGGACCCTCATTACACACCCCAAACTGTGACAAAACAACATCCCCAGACACTAATCCACAGCTGCACCCTCTGGCTGGAGCTTCCTTCATCCCCATCAAAAATCCAGCGCACGGTCCCACAGGACATCTcatccctgggctggggggacacggcGGCTGTGGGGGTGAGGAGCTGGCGGGGTGCacccacagggctgggggctgtcaccagggtgtccccagggctctggtGGCACCGGGGCTCTGCAGTCCCTCACTCAGCGTGTCCACAAAGGTGACACGAAGCTGCGGTGCAGGTGACACCCAGggggacctggacaagctggAGAAGCGGGACCAGGAGAACACGATGAATAAAGCCAAAGGAAGGGGCTGCACCCGCGCGGGGACAATCCCAGAGAACGAGTGACAACGTTCCACGGCTGCCGGGCACCGGTGGAACCCCGAGCGCCGGTGACAACGGGCTCGCTCCGTCCCTCCCGGTGCGCTCCGCTCGCTGCTCCGCTCGCTGCTCCGCTCGCTGCTCCGCTCCCGGCGGGGCCGTTTGCAAAGGCCATTCCCGGTGACGAGGCTGTGCCTCGTCCCCTCGCACGGCAATACCGACCCCACGCGTGGGTGCTGCCGTCCCCGCGGGGGACGCGCTCGCTGGGTCAGTTCTGCTGAGGGAGGGGTGGaacagggacacggggacctGCAGGGGAGGGGACCAAAGGGGTGACAGGGTCTGAGAGAGGCTCTGGGGCTGAGGGGGCTGGAAGGGAATGGTGGGATCCTTGGGGAGGCTGTGGGAGGAGGATGTGTCTCAAAGGGATTTAGGGTCTTTGGGGAGGGTCCAGGGGAGCAGTAGGAGCATAAAGGGGTTTGTAGAGTTGTCTGGGATCCAGAGAGACCGAAGAGAGGTTTTGGGAGAGGCTGTGGGAGCCTGAAGGGGGTTCAGGCTCACGGGGAGCTCCAAAGGGACACTAAGATtggcacagggaggggtgggCGCAGACCCCGCGGATATCTCTCCCCCAGCTGAACCTTCCCCCCCAGACCACATGAGGACCCAGACCATCGGACCGAGCAGCCCggtgccccagccccagctgcctgcTGTGGGGCAGAACCCCCTCCCCAGGAGGGCTCCATGGCCGTGGTGCTGCGTGTGAGACCCCCCAGCCCCCGGGAGCGAGGGGCACCCACGGTCCTGCACGTCCTGAACGAGCACACGGTGCTGCTGAGCACCGAGGAGCCCGGTGGCACCGGCAGCACCGGCATCACCGACACCACCGGCAGCACCACGCCACTCACCCgctgccccgggagcccccGCAAAAACCTCCAATTTGAATTCGACCACGTTTTTGACCAGAGGGCCACGCAGCAGGAGGTGTTCCAGCACACCACGCTCCCTCTGCTGGAAACCCTCCTGGCTGGCCACAACTGCTCCGGTAAGTCCCGATCCTTGCAGGGGCTCCTGGCCCATCCTCTCCCAGGCTGGAGGGCTCAGCAGAGCCCTGAATTTAATCTGAATGGGAATGAGGTGGCACAACAGCATCCCAAAGCCACACAGCCTGAAGCGTGTTGgttccagcagtgctgggcactgggagaTGGGGTGCAGAGGATGGATGTGGGTGTTGTGTAGATgtgaggctgggcaggagctccAGGTCACTGTGTCCCACCCTGATGAGAGCTCCAAAGGAGGTGCTGGAAGATGGGGGTAAAAGAGAGGAAGCCGAAATGCCTCGTGGGGAGAGGGTCGGAGGTGACCTGAGCATGGGAGCAGCGCTCCTCTGGAGATTctttctgtccctgctgcatTAGAGAGGCTGAAACCAGGGAGAAAAATTGCCCTGATTAGCAGGGAAACTTATGAGTTTTACCTCATGTCTTATCTGTGTGGGAatctcctgtcctgtcctgtcctgtcctgtcctgtcctgtcctctcctctcctctcctcccctctcctcccctctcctctcccctgccaggacccaaCCTTCTGCTGTCCCAGGTGAGTACTGATCGATCATTTCACCatcccccccttctcctcccagtGTTTGCCTACGGTGCTTCGGGGGTGGGGAAGACCCACACCATGATGGGCTCCAAGAGCACCCCTGGCATCGTGCACCTCGCCACGCTGGAGCTGTACAAGAGGCTCGAGGCCATGAAGGACAAGAGCTGTGAGGTCCTCGTCTCCTACCAGCAGGTTTGCTGTGGCCCAGCATGTCCCCTCCTGTCTCAGGGTCCCCaaggaggagatttggggttgaTCCAGAGCCACATTCATggtccctgcagtgtcccctgctgtgctggggttgGGAGGGCGGCCTGGTGGAGTgaacttctgctgctgctttctgccagctggagctgggggttTTCTCTCCTTGCTGTGCTCCACAGAGCAGTGAGGCtggaaggagcagggctgggggagctgcccAGCAAAGCTCTGGGAGCTGGCCCTGCCTTCTGAGCCCCATCAGCTGCTCCCGGTGCAATGAGGTCCCAGAGGTGGGGTCAGGGGCacccagctcttctcccagctccctcccaaAGAGTAAAACCTCAGCCTGACCTCATTTTCCTGCTCCAGGTGTACAAAGAACGTGTCTACgacctcctgcagccccagggcccGCTGAATgtctgggagcagcctggcaaagGAGCTGTGGTTCAGGGTCTCTCCTTCCACCAGGTGTGGGCACAAGAAAGGCACAAGGGCTGGGACAAACTCATCTgcaccagtgctgggagaggctgggagtcctggggacacggggtggggatgtcccagctgcctcctggctcctggctggcagcagaggtggcCTCGGGGTGCCCGgtgccctgcccaggagctgaTCCAACCCCTGCCCGTTCTCCCCCAGCCCACAtcaccagagcagctcctggacaTGTTGGCCAAAGGCAATAAAAACCGAGCACAGAGGCCCACCAAGGCCAACGCCGCCTCCTCCCGCTCCCACGCCATCTTCCAGGTGAGGGctgccggccccgggctcgctgccagtgctgctgcagggaagcacacctgcccagctgtgccagcaccaaggtccccaggctgtcccctcgggcctgagctggcagtgctgctccccagggctctgtttGTGTGCTTGCTGctggctggctgcagagctgccagtggATTTCAGCTCCTTGCCCGAATTGTCGGGGCTGTcagggctgccagggctctgtCATTGTCACTTCAGCCGTGCCCCTcgctgctcctggggcagcagcacaggtgtCTGCAGGCTTTTCCAGTCCCTCTGAGGATCTGCCCAGCCATacccctctctgtctctctgtcatCAAGTGTGGGAGATGCTGATTGTCCCCATAgctgtccctccctgccagaTCCCTTCCCTGGCTCTGTTCCTCGTGTCATCACCGGGTGTTTGGCTGtgttcctcccctcctcctgcctcatCTCTCCACAGCATTCCCTGCCTCTTGCCCTGAaacacagagccctgagcatCTGTGTGGATCCAGTCTCAGCCCCTCTGTCCTCACAGATCCAGGTGAAGCTTTGTGACCCCACTGGTGGCCTCGCCGGGGACCCACGCGTGGCCAAGCTGAGCTTCATCGACCTGGCGGGCTCGGAGGGAGCCTGGGCCAGCACGGGCCGGGGAGAGGGGCTCTGGGAGGGCACCAGCATCAACCGCTCGCTGCTGGCCCTCAAAAGCGTCATCCGTGCTCTGGCTGGAGCCAAGGTGAGTCCCGGGTCCGGTGGTACTCGGTGTctgggcagctctggagggTGCCCGGAGCTGAGCCCGGTGTCCCGGCAGGGCGGGCAGAGCCATGTGCCGTTCCGGGACAGCAAACTGACTCTGCTGCTGAAGGACTCGCTGGGTGGCAGCTGCCGCACCGCCGTGATCGCGGCCGTGAGCCCCTCCGCGCCCGCCGGCCGCGACACCCACGGCACGCTGCGCTTCGCCAGCCGCGCCCGCCGCGTCCTGCGCCCGGTGAGCACCGGgaggggctgccggggctcggggctgccggggctcggggctgccggggctcggggctgcgcTTCTGGGTGCCTCCCGTACCCCCCGAGAATCTCCCAGCCCGGGGGTGCCGCTggatgtcggaatctgtgggtattggtgattctgagattgtagaaagtctctgtctgtcagccccgttgccaaagcagaagccataattggtctgtgctgtttcaagggtgtttattctgtttatctctaacatgttctgctgccctgccgcagctctgtcctgcagggcagcgtgtggggctctgccctcagtgggatggtacaaacattaaataccagaaactacatgtactatatttacaataatgtgccaatatctatccagtgtgtccccagcctaaaccagtagaaaaatgccaacaccacagtgaaacatggagggcatgaagaaggaggaaaaggacaaggcacacccaattcctccatcttgtcccctctgaacccctaatctagaaacctaaaattttacttttgcacccgtgtcacacttaattattactgatatcaaacactcagagctggtaattcaccctgtaagattgaaaactcttttccatgggcagagatcacagacattgtctctgggggctctgtccaggggggctcctgacccctgccagggcagccagagggaagccctggattcccacaccagccctgctccagcccccaTCGTGTTTCACCACTGTCTCATCCCAATCCCTGCAGGGCACCGGGATgtctccctgcagctccagaagaGCCTCCCTGCCCAATCTGCAGTGCCAGGTGAGGACACCAAGTCCCTTTCTGCAGGACCTGCAGGACCAGGAAGAGAAGTGAGTGTCCTTCTGTGCCTCTTCTCAGCCTGGGCAGACTGGGTTGTCCATGGTCGGGATGGAtgtgggagcagggctgtgcttggAGGTGCTGGCCTGTCCCTGGTGCACACACACCTCGCAGCTCAGGCTCTCCAGAAAGAGATTTACAGCTTGGGAATGTCCCATGTTCCAAGTTTGACTCTCTAACCCCAAAACTCTACCCACAGCCTCTGCCCTGATGAAATTACTGCAAAGACAAAGGAAGTGAAGGTCCTGGCACTGGAGGAGTCCACAGGGCTGGAGGAGTCCAGAGGTCTGGAGGAGTCCAGAGAACTGGAGGAGTCCACCAGACTGGAGGTTCCCACAGGGCTGGAGGAGTCCACAGGGCTGGAGGAGTCCACAGGGCTGGAGGAGTCCTCAGAGCTGGAGGTTCCCACAGGGCTGGAGGAGTCCACAGATCTGGAGGAGTCCACCGGACTGGAGGTTTCCACAGGGCTGGAGGAGTCCACAGAGCTGGAGGAGTCCAGAGAACTGGAGGAGTCCACAGGGCTGGAGGTTTCCACAGGGCTGGAGGAGTCCACAGGGCTGGAGGTTTCCACAGGGCTGGAGGAGTCCACAGGGTTGGAGGTTTCCACAGGACTGGAGGGTTCCACAGGGCTGGAGGAGTCCAGAGGACTGGAGGAGTCCACAGGGCTGGAGGAGTCCGCAGAGCTGGAGGAAGCTGCACCTCCCTGtagccctgcagagcccagtgaggatgccccagccccaggaatgcagctgagctgtgccggtgaggatttgggatggggacagtggggattGTCCCCTCTTCTGTGTCTCGGTGGGACACAGCTCCCGGCCGCGGTGGCACGGGGCAGAGGAACGGGCGTGTCCCCACGTCTGTGGTGCCTCTTCTGCTCGGGCTGGAGGCGCTTTGGTGCAGCAAAGGGCTGcactgggctgggagggcagggctgaaatgggctgggggcactggggctgctcCGGGGGCTCCGAGCGCTCCCGACCTGCAGACAGGGAAGTGACTCTGTTTCTCCTCTGCTCTTTTAGCCGAGGCTCCTGTCACCGTGCCAGATCCCGCTGTGCCCAGCCCCGACCCGGGATGCTCCCAGGAGCTCTCTCCGCACTCCAGCCCCAACCCGGGATGCTCCCAGGAGCTCTCTCGGTGCTCCAGCCCCGAGCCGGGATGCTCCCAGGAGCTCTCTCCGCGCTCCAGCCCCGAGCCGGGATGCTCCCAGGAGCTCTCTCCGCGCTCCAGCCCCGACCCGGGATGCTCCCAGGAGCTCTCTCCGTACTCCAGCCCCGACCCGGGATGCTCCCAGGAGCTCTCTCCgcgctccagccccagcccgggaTGCTCCCAGGAGCTCAGCCCCGACCCGGGATGCTCCCAGGAGTTCTCCccgtgctccagccccaggccGATGTCTCTCGGGCCGGTTAAGAGAAAACCCGAGTGGAGCAGCGATTCCCACTCAGAAAATCCCCGCGGCTCCCGAGCACGGGAGAAGCGCTGGCGGTGCCCCGCGCAGAGCTGCCCTGAGCCCCCGGGGCCGCGCTGTGCCAGCCGCCAGCCCTGCCAAAGCCCTGGCACCCCGAAACCAGCGGCTGcaggcacccccagccccctgcccgcACCGCCAGAGCTCCGGGCAGCCCTcccgcccccaccccccagCACCTCTCGCAGCATCCGAGCTCCAAACTCCCCCAGCTCATCCCTGCCCCGCCTGTCCTGCAGCCCCACGGGCATCCCCCCCTGCCCCGCCGTGCCCTTCTGGCCCTGGTTCCAGCTGCGAACCCGCCTTTGTGCCCCCTCTGTTGGCTCAGTCCTGTACGTGTGTTTGCAGGTTATGGGGGGGTTTAGGAAATAAGTTACTGTGCTTTTAATAAATTGTTCTGTCCCAAATCCAAGGGGCAACACGTGGCTGTTctctcctgctcccctctggtGTGGGGAGCCTGGAAATGATTCTTGCTCCATCCCCTTTCTCCATCATCCTGTGGGTACCTCTGCTGTGGGAGGCCTGGGCCCTCTGCTGAGTGTAGGTGAGGGTTGTGGGGAACACATGGCCATGGCCATCCGTGACAACATCCATGACAACAgtcagctgagctgagctgtcccactgtgtcactgtcattGCAGTGGGATCACGGCCCTGCCACTGCACATTCACATCTCCAGCTCTTGTTTGTTCCCCGTGCTGTGACTCTTTGTGTCCAGGCACTTCAGAGAGGGATCAAGAAACCGTGTGGGGTGTGAGAGGTTTCCCCACAGCCACACACAGCGCTGATGGTGTTTGCCCTGTGATTCTCAGCTCAAGCCAAGGAACATCAGGCTCCATGGGCCAGCCTGGTCTCCCCCCCAGGAGGACGCAATGGCACAAACATTGCCCCTCTGGAACCCGCCCCAGGCCTTTCCATTTAAAGCCCCTCTCATCACATTGGCCAGTCCATGGTTGAAGGTTCTCTTGCCCTCTCTAACAGGCCCCAGTCATTGAAGCACTCTGCCCCAAAAGCCAATACCTTCCCAATGGCACAGCCAAGAAGGTGTCAACCTGCCCTAGAGATCCTCCCTAAGTTCCCATCCAGCCCAAACCATGATGAGATGTTGGGGGTTccgctgctccagcccagctccgtTGTTGCCAGGCACACGGGTGACAacgctgcagagctgctggggacagagacggtgacagaggctgggctgctccagggcagaATGCTTCCAGCAGatccctggctgggctgtgagTTCTGCTGGGCTAGAGAGCACCTGCAGTGATGGGGACGAAGCTGCTGGGAGCCACCATACTCCTCTCCCTGGTGGATGTTCTCCAGGCCTTTGCCATTGAGAAGAAAGGGGATGTGTTCAAGAAGACGGCGTGTCCCGCCTTCCTGATATTCGAGAACGTTGCCTACTTGGCGGACATGACCTTCGAGCTGCCCTGCAAGTGCAAGCCCGAGGAGGTCTCCTCTGTGGTCTGGTACTTCCAGAAGAACCTGCACAGCCACGAAACCACGGTGCTGACAGACTTCAACGGCACCGTGATCGTGGACTCCAGCCACGTCCGCGCGGGCAGCGACCTCCTGAAGCGCTTCAGCATCCGCGTGTTCAGTCTGATCGTGTTCCGAGCCCAGCTCGGGGACTCGGGCCATTACCTGTGTGGCACCAAGGAGGGGCTTTTCTTCTACGGCTACGACGTGGACGTGCAGCCCAGCAGGCAGATCGCTGTGGCTTTCCTGGATAAGGACCAGCACGTCCAAGAGGACTACGCAGGGAAGGAGTTCACCCTCTTCACCACCTTCTGGGACTGGAGCGGCTGTGACCGCTGCGGGGTGCGGGGCGAGCAGCGGCGCATCGGGCTGTGTTACGTGCAGAGCGCCCTG contains the following coding sequences:
- the KIF18B gene encoding kinesin-like protein KIF18B, which gives rise to MAVVLRVRPPSPRERGAPTVLHVLNEHTVLLSTEEPGGTGSTGITDTTGSTTPLTRCPGSPRKNLQFEFDHVFDQRATQQEVFQHTTLPLLETLLAGHNCSVFAYGASGVGKTHTMMGSKSTPGIVHLATLELYKRLEAMKDKSCEVLVSYQQVYKERVYDLLQPQGPLNVWEQPGKGAVVQGLSFHQPTSPEQLLDMLAKGNKNRAQRPTKANAASSRSHAIFQIQVKLCDPTGGLAGDPRVAKLSFIDLAGSEGAWASTGRGEGLWEGTSINRSLLALKSVIRALAGAKGGQSHVPFRDSKLTLLLKDSLGGSCRTAVIAAVSPSAPAGRDTHGTLRFASRARRVLRPGTGMSPCSSRRASLPNLQCQVRTPSPFLQDLQDQEENLCPDEITAKTKEVKVLALEESTGLEESRGLEESRELEESTRLEVPTGLEESTGLEESTGLEESSELEVPTGLEESTDLEESTGLEVSTGLEESTELEESRELEESTGLEVSTGLEESTGLEVSTGLEESTGLEVSTGLEGSTGLEESRGLEESTGLEESAELEEAAPPCSPAEPTEAPVTVPDPAVPSPDPGCSQELSPHSSPNPGCSQELSRCSSPEPGCSQELSPRSSPEPGCSQELSPRSSPDPGCSQELSPYSSPDPGCSQELSPRSSPSPGCSQELSPDPGCSQEFSPCSSPRPMSLGPVKRKPEWSSDSHSENPRGSRAREKRWRCPAQSCPEPPGPRCASRQPCQSPGTPKPAAAGTPSPLPAPPELRAALPPPPPSTSRSIRAPNSPSSSLPRLSCSPTGIPPCPAVPFWPWFQLRTRLCAPSVGSVLYVCLQVMGGFRK